In Ostrea edulis chromosome 4, xbOstEdul1.1, whole genome shotgun sequence, a single window of DNA contains:
- the LOC125671347 gene encoding uncharacterized protein LOC125671347, whose product MYNSPFYRCIDEVNPSLSLSSVRHTIPYPSITLCEDICNTSQHFIVKNTSCRCVEYPNVTDPAVNDLCTIPCKDIPPLGLYCGGTSTFNVFKTYRETEILSQVPSHSCVVLNCEDSPPSLITVSCNENLPTVGYVSNSIYGETGLHINQTETWEFSTNYCKERNESLPSSVSLCNTTGLRGEQHWSGLVRVGTAVSITDGSQPDPSSVVEFNCTRCENSTCRSISCSSNRSALCQIKNINNQKTTTLSASHATSFITDHVTPSKNDKSKIKCINTQTVVAVVISLVAVSIFVGVTFFCLRKKICHKDQDGPRSGDDRKLVTYDEIQLTEPKLNTNGNAINDNYSVLKPDQKNVKEENLQDNECYDHVEDIDKEKDYTNSHLYTNTKLTAEQNDMGENEGHLYNQLLEKNAVPVEDLHIYSHMTPGDSG is encoded by the exons ATGTACAACTCCCCTTTTTACC gTTGCATTGATGAGGTGAATCCCAGTCTTTCACTCTCCAGTGTACGACACACGATTCCCTACCCGTCTATCACTCTGTGTGAGGACATCTGTAATACGAGTCAGCATTTCATTGTTAAG AATACTTCGTGCCGTTGTGTTGAATATCCTAATGTAACAGATCCAGCTGTTAACGATCTCTGTACTATACCGTGTAAGGATATCCCGCCACTGGGACTATATTGCGGAGGGACATCAACATTCAATGTGTTCAAAACTTATAGAG AAACTGAGATACTAAGCCAAGTTCCTTCACACAGCTGTGTGGTGCTAAACTGTGAGGACTCCCCACCCTCACTGATTACAGTGAGTTGCAATGAAAACTTACCCACAGTGGGCTATGTgtcaaattcaatat ATGGTGAAACGGGATTGCACATTAACCAAACAGAAACTTGGGAATTCTCTACAAACTATTGTAAGGAGAGGAATGAATCGCTACCGTCGAGTGTATCTCTCTGTAATACTACCGGATTACGTGGCGAACAACATTGGAGTGGACTGGTACGAGTAGGGACAGCAGTATCCATTACAG ACGGAAGTCAACCCGATCCATCATCAGTGGTCGAGTTCAACTGTACACGCTGTGAAAACAGCACGTGTCGTTCTATCAGCTGCAGCAGCAACCGTTCCGCTCTCTGTCAGATAAAGAATATCAACAATCAA AAAACCACAACGTTGTCAGCGAGCCACGCTACATCTTTTATCACTGATCACGTGACGCCTTCAAAGAATGACAAAAGCAAAATCAAAT GTATCAATACACAGACAGTCGTGGCTGTTGTGATCAGTCTGGTAGCCGTATCCATTTTTGTTGGCGTCACTTTCTTCTGTCTAAG AAAGAAAATATGTCACAAAGATCAGGATGGACCAAGAAGTGGAGATGATAGAAAACTAGTTACCTATGACGAAATACAGTTAACTGAACCCAAACTAAACACAAATGGAAATGCGATTAATGACAACTATTCTGTACTAAAACCAGACCAGAAGAATGTTAAAGAAGAAAATCTGCAGGACAATGAATGTTATGATCATGTAGAGGACATCGACAAGGAGAAGGATTATACAAACTCTCATTTATACACAAACACAAAGCTTACTGCAGAACAGAATGACATGGGGGAAAACGAAGGTCATTTGTATAACCAATTATTAGAGAAAAACGCTGTACCGGTTGAAGATCTACACATTTACAGTCACATGACACCAGGTGACTCCGGATGA
- the LOC125671351 gene encoding uncharacterized protein LOC125671351 has product MGSSLLSKLNAGICIIEVFLTNVVADNNTQMTWLAARDFCDSINSSLVDPFIDSVSTEGAFWTNRRMETHSSWIYIEGCTNISSLESNSDNGRQIASVWECDNCVATPNHSEYRIQL; this is encoded by the exons ATGGGTTCATCACTACTTTCTAAGCTAAACGCTGGAATTTGCATTATAGAAGTTTTCCTAACAAATG tTGTTGCAGATAATAACACACAGATGACTTGGCTTGCTGCTAGGGACTTTTGTGACAGTATCAACTCTAGTTTGGTGGACCCCTTCATCGATAGCGTGTCAACAGAAGGAGCATTCTGGACAAATAGACGCATGGAGACACACTCCTCGTGGATCTATATCGAAG GATGCACCAATATTTCCTCGCTGGAGTCAAACAGTGACAACGGAAGACAGATAGCCTCGGTATGGGAATGTGATAACTGTGTAGCCACACCGAATCATTCGGAATACAG AATTCAACTTTAA